One Diospyros lotus cultivar Yz01 chromosome 1, ASM1463336v1, whole genome shotgun sequence genomic window carries:
- the LOC127804601 gene encoding homeobox-leucine zipper protein REVOLUTA isoform X1: MAMAVAQQHRESSSVSINKHLDAGKYVRYTAEQVEALERVYAECPKPSSLRRQQLIRDYPILSNIDPKQIKVWFQNRRCREKQRKESSRLQTVNRKLTAMNKLLMEENDRLQKQVSQLVCENGYMRQQVQSAPASTADGSCESAVTPPHSLRDANNPAGLLSIAEETMSEFLSKATGTAVDWVQMPGMKPGPDLVGIFAISRSSCSGVAARVCGLVSLEPTKIAEILKDRPSWLRDCRSLEVFTMFPAGNGGTIELIYTQMFAPTTLAAARDFWTLRYTTSLDNGSLVVCERSLSGSGAGPSAAAATQFVRAEMLPSGYLIRPCEGGGSIIHIVDHLNLEAWSVPEVLRPLYESSKVVGQKMTMAALYYARQIAKETSGEVVYGLGRQPAILRTFSQRLSRSFNDAVNGFNDDGWSIMNGDGAEDVIVAVNSTKNLVAGPSHSNSLSFLGGILCAKASMLLLNVPPAVLVLFLREHRSEWADFNVDAYSAAALKTSTSAYPRPMRFTGSQIIMPLGHTIEHEEMLEVIRLEGHSLTQEDAFMSRGIHLLQICRGTDENAVGACSELIFAPIDEMFPDDAPLLPSGFRIIPLDSKSSDMQDTMAVNRTLDLASSLEVAPATNETSGDTSSSCNTRSVLTIAFQFPFENGLQDNIASMARQYLRSVISSVQRVAMAISPEFSPTVGPKLSPGSPEALTLAHWICQSYSYHLGTELLRSDSLAGDSILKHLWHHPDAILCCSLKSLPVFMFANQAGLDMLETTLVALQDITLDKIFDESGQKALFCDFTKIMQQGFTCLPAGICMSIMGRHVSYEQAIAWKVRAAASENTVHCLAFSFVNWSFV, encoded by the exons ATGGCGATGGCAGTGGCACAGCAGCATAGAGAGAGTAGCAGTGTTAGCATCAATAAGCATCTTGATGCGGGAAAATATGTACGGTACACCGCCGAGCAGGTTGAAGCTCTTGAACGAGTTTATGCCGAGTGTCCAAAGCCGAGCTCGCTGCGTCGACAGCAATTGATCCGCGATTATCCCATTTTATCCAACATTGACCCAAAGCAGATCAAAGTCTGGTTTCAGAATCGCAG GTGTCGGGAGAAGCAACGTAAAGAGTCTTCGCGGCTGCAGACTGTGAATAGAAAACTCACTGCGATGAACAAGCTACTGATGGAGGAAAATGATCGGTTGCAGAAACAGGTGTCACAGTTGGTTTGTGAAAATGGCTACATGCGGCAGCAAGTGCAAAGT GCACCAGCTTCAACAGCTGATGGAAGCTGTGAGTCAGCTGTTACCCCTCCTCATTCTCTAAGAGATGCTAATAACCCTGCTGG ACTCCTCTCCATTGCAGAGGAGACCATGTCAGAGTTCCTTTCAAAGGCTACGGGAACTGCTGTCGATTGGGTCCAGATGCCTGGGATGAAG CCTGGTCCGGATTTGGTTGGGATCTTTGCCATTTCACGTAGTAGTTGTAGTGGAGTGGCAGCTCGTGTCTGCGGTCTAGTAAGTTTAGAACCTACGAAG ATTGCCGAGATACTTAAGGATCGCCCATCTTGGCTTCGGGACTGTCGGAGCCTGGAAGTTTTCACGATGTTTCCTGCTGGAAATGGAGGAACAATTGAACTTATATACACGCAG ATGTTTGCTCCAACTACGCTGGCCGCTGCAAGGGATTTCTGGACTCTGAGATACACTACAAGCTTAGACAATGGCAGTCTTGTG GTCTGTGAGAGATCTCTGTCGGGTTCTGGTGCTGGCCCAAGTGCAGCTGCTGCTACTCAGTTTGTGAGGGCTGAAATGCTTCCAAGTGGCTATTTGATTCGGCCATGTGAAGGCGGAGGGTCAATTATTCATATAGTGGATCACCTGAATCTTGAG GCTTGGAGTGTGCCAGAGGTGCTCCGGCCACTTTATGAATCTTCAAAAGTTGTTGGACAAAAAATGACTATGGCA GCGTTGTACTATGCCCGACAAATTGCTAAGGAGACAAGTGGGGAGGTGGTGTATGGCCTGGGCCGGCAGCCAGCTATTCTACGAACTTTCAGCCAAAGATTGAGCAG AAGCTTCAATGATGCTGTTAATggattcaatgatgatggctgGTCAATAATGAATGGTGACGGTGCTGAAGATGTTATAGTTGCAGTTAATTCAACAAAAAATTTGGTTGCTGGTCCCAGTCATTCTAATTCCCTTTCATTTCTTGGAGGCATTCTCTGCGCAAAGGCATCCATGCTTCTCCTA AATGTTCCACCTGCAGTGCTGGTGCTCTTTCTGAGAGAGCATCGCTCTGAGTGggctgatttcaatgttgatgCTTATTCGGCTGCGGCTCTAAAAACTAGCACATCTGCATATCCAAGGCCCATGAGGTTTACTGGGAGCCAAATCATCATGCCACTTGGTCACACAATTGAACATGAAGAG ATGCTTGAGGTAATCCGTCTTGAAGGCCATTCTCTTACCCAAGAAGATGCTTTTATGTCGAGGGGCATTCATCTCCTGCAG ATATGTAGAGGTACCGATGAGAATGCTGTGGGAGCCTGCTCTGAACTTATTTTTGCTCCAATTGATGAAATGTTTCCAGATGATGCCCCTCTGCTACCCTCTGGGTTTCGAATTATCCCATTGGATTCAAAATCA TCTGATATGCAGGATACTATGGCTGTAAATCGGACCCTAGATCTGGCATCAAGCCTTGAAGTGGCCCCAGCAACAAATGAGACTTCTGGCGATACATCCTCAAGTTGCAACACGAGATCAGTTTTGACTATTGCTTTTCAGTTCCCGTTTGAGAATGGTCTACAGGACAATATTGCTTCAATGGCTCGCCAATATCTCCGCAGTGTTATTTCCTCCGTGCAGAGAGTTGCAATGGCTATATCTCCAGAATTTAGCCCTACTGTGGGGCCAAAGCTATCTCCCGGATCTCCAGAAGCACTAACTTTAGCACACTGGATCTGCCAGAGCTATag TTACCATTTAGGGACGGAACTACTGAGATCTGATTCCCTGGCTGGTGACTCAATATTGAAACATCTCTGGCATCACCCTGATGCAATATTGTGCTGCTCATTGAAG TCGTTGCCAGTGTTCATGTTTGCAAACCAGGCAGGGCTCGACATGCTTGAAACAACTCTTGTGGCTTTACAAGATATCACATTGGATAAGATATTTGATGAGTCTGGGCAAAAGGCATTATTCTGTGACTTTACCAAGATAATGCAGCAG GGGTTCACCTGCTTGCCAGCCGGAATCTGCATGTCAATAATGGGGCGTCATGTTTCATACGAACAAGCTATCGCATGGAAAGTCCGTGCAGCTGCCTCCGAGAACACTGTCCATTGCCTTGCCTTCTCATTTGTTAACTGGTCCTTTGTGTGA
- the LOC127804601 gene encoding homeobox-leucine zipper protein REVOLUTA isoform X3, whose protein sequence is MAMAVAQQHRESSSVSINKHLDAGKYVRYTAEQVEALERVYAECPKPSSLRRQQLIRDYPILSNIDPKQIKVWFQNRRCREKQRKESSRLQTVNRKLTAMNKLLMEENDRLQKQVSQLVCENGYMRQQVQSAPASTADGSCESAVTPPHSLRDANNPAGLLSIAEETMSEFLSKATGTAVDWVQMPGMKPGPDLVGIFAISRSSCSGVAARVCGLVSLEPTKIAEILKDRPSWLRDCRSLEVFTMFPAGNGGTIELIYTQMFAPTTLAAARDFWTLRYTTSLDNGSLVVCERSLSGSGAGPSAAAATQFVRAEMLPSGYLIRPCEGGGSIIHIVDHLNLEAWSVPEVLRPLYESSKVVGQKMTMAALYYARQIAKETSGEVVYGLGRQPAILRTFSQRLSRSFNDAVNGFNDDGWSIMNGDGAEDVIVAVNSTKNLVAGPSHSNSLSFLGGILCAKASMLLLNVPPAVLVLFLREHRSEWADFNVDAYSAAALKTSTSAYPRPMRFTGSQIIMPLGHTIEHEEMLEVIRLEGHSLTQEDAFMSRGIHLLQICRGTDENAVGACSELIFAPIDEMFPDDAPLLPSGFRIIPLDSKSVELHSAPGSPCSDMQDTMAVNRTLDLASSLEVAPATNETSGDTSSSCNTRSVLTIAFQFPFENGLQDNIASMARQYLRSVISSVQRVAMAISPEFSPTVGPKLSPGSPEALTLAHWICQSYSYHLGTELLRSDSLAGDSILKHLWHHPDAILCCSLKSLPVFMFANQAGLDMLETTLVALQDITLDKIFDESGQKALFCDFTKIMQQGFTCLPAGICMSIMGRHVSYEQAIAWKVRAAASENTVHCLAFSFVNWSFV, encoded by the exons ATGGCGATGGCAGTGGCACAGCAGCATAGAGAGAGTAGCAGTGTTAGCATCAATAAGCATCTTGATGCGGGAAAATATGTACGGTACACCGCCGAGCAGGTTGAAGCTCTTGAACGAGTTTATGCCGAGTGTCCAAAGCCGAGCTCGCTGCGTCGACAGCAATTGATCCGCGATTATCCCATTTTATCCAACATTGACCCAAAGCAGATCAAAGTCTGGTTTCAGAATCGCAG GTGTCGGGAGAAGCAACGTAAAGAGTCTTCGCGGCTGCAGACTGTGAATAGAAAACTCACTGCGATGAACAAGCTACTGATGGAGGAAAATGATCGGTTGCAGAAACAGGTGTCACAGTTGGTTTGTGAAAATGGCTACATGCGGCAGCAAGTGCAAAGT GCACCAGCTTCAACAGCTGATGGAAGCTGTGAGTCAGCTGTTACCCCTCCTCATTCTCTAAGAGATGCTAATAACCCTGCTGG ACTCCTCTCCATTGCAGAGGAGACCATGTCAGAGTTCCTTTCAAAGGCTACGGGAACTGCTGTCGATTGGGTCCAGATGCCTGGGATGAAG CCTGGTCCGGATTTGGTTGGGATCTTTGCCATTTCACGTAGTAGTTGTAGTGGAGTGGCAGCTCGTGTCTGCGGTCTAGTAAGTTTAGAACCTACGAAG ATTGCCGAGATACTTAAGGATCGCCCATCTTGGCTTCGGGACTGTCGGAGCCTGGAAGTTTTCACGATGTTTCCTGCTGGAAATGGAGGAACAATTGAACTTATATACACGCAG ATGTTTGCTCCAACTACGCTGGCCGCTGCAAGGGATTTCTGGACTCTGAGATACACTACAAGCTTAGACAATGGCAGTCTTGTG GTCTGTGAGAGATCTCTGTCGGGTTCTGGTGCTGGCCCAAGTGCAGCTGCTGCTACTCAGTTTGTGAGGGCTGAAATGCTTCCAAGTGGCTATTTGATTCGGCCATGTGAAGGCGGAGGGTCAATTATTCATATAGTGGATCACCTGAATCTTGAG GCTTGGAGTGTGCCAGAGGTGCTCCGGCCACTTTATGAATCTTCAAAAGTTGTTGGACAAAAAATGACTATGGCA GCGTTGTACTATGCCCGACAAATTGCTAAGGAGACAAGTGGGGAGGTGGTGTATGGCCTGGGCCGGCAGCCAGCTATTCTACGAACTTTCAGCCAAAGATTGAGCAG AAGCTTCAATGATGCTGTTAATggattcaatgatgatggctgGTCAATAATGAATGGTGACGGTGCTGAAGATGTTATAGTTGCAGTTAATTCAACAAAAAATTTGGTTGCTGGTCCCAGTCATTCTAATTCCCTTTCATTTCTTGGAGGCATTCTCTGCGCAAAGGCATCCATGCTTCTCCTA AATGTTCCACCTGCAGTGCTGGTGCTCTTTCTGAGAGAGCATCGCTCTGAGTGggctgatttcaatgttgatgCTTATTCGGCTGCGGCTCTAAAAACTAGCACATCTGCATATCCAAGGCCCATGAGGTTTACTGGGAGCCAAATCATCATGCCACTTGGTCACACAATTGAACATGAAGAG ATGCTTGAGGTAATCCGTCTTGAAGGCCATTCTCTTACCCAAGAAGATGCTTTTATGTCGAGGGGCATTCATCTCCTGCAG ATATGTAGAGGTACCGATGAGAATGCTGTGGGAGCCTGCTCTGAACTTATTTTTGCTCCAATTGATGAAATGTTTCCAGATGATGCCCCTCTGCTACCCTCTGGGTTTCGAATTATCCCATTGGATTCAAAATCAGTTGAGTTGCATTCTGCACCTGGATCTCCATGT TCTGATATGCAGGATACTATGGCTGTAAATCGGACCCTAGATCTGGCATCAAGCCTTGAAGTGGCCCCAGCAACAAATGAGACTTCTGGCGATACATCCTCAAGTTGCAACACGAGATCAGTTTTGACTATTGCTTTTCAGTTCCCGTTTGAGAATGGTCTACAGGACAATATTGCTTCAATGGCTCGCCAATATCTCCGCAGTGTTATTTCCTCCGTGCAGAGAGTTGCAATGGCTATATCTCCAGAATTTAGCCCTACTGTGGGGCCAAAGCTATCTCCCGGATCTCCAGAAGCACTAACTTTAGCACACTGGATCTGCCAGAGCTATag TTACCATTTAGGGACGGAACTACTGAGATCTGATTCCCTGGCTGGTGACTCAATATTGAAACATCTCTGGCATCACCCTGATGCAATATTGTGCTGCTCATTGAAG TCGTTGCCAGTGTTCATGTTTGCAAACCAGGCAGGGCTCGACATGCTTGAAACAACTCTTGTGGCTTTACAAGATATCACATTGGATAAGATATTTGATGAGTCTGGGCAAAAGGCATTATTCTGTGACTTTACCAAGATAATGCAGCAG GGGTTCACCTGCTTGCCAGCCGGAATCTGCATGTCAATAATGGGGCGTCATGTTTCATACGAACAAGCTATCGCATGGAAAGTCCGTGCAGCTGCCTCCGAGAACACTGTCCATTGCCTTGCCTTCTCATTTGTTAACTGGTCCTTTGTGTGA
- the LOC127804601 gene encoding homeobox-leucine zipper protein REVOLUTA isoform X2, which translates to MSEFLSKATGTAVDWVQMPGMKPGPDLVGIFAISRSSCSGVAARVCGLVSLEPTKIAEILKDRPSWLRDCRSLEVFTMFPAGNGGTIELIYTQMFAPTTLAAARDFWTLRYTTSLDNGSLVVCERSLSGSGAGPSAAAATQFVRAEMLPSGYLIRPCEGGGSIIHIVDHLNLEAWSVPEVLRPLYESSKVVGQKMTMAALYYARQIAKETSGEVVYGLGRQPAILRTFSQRLSRSFNDAVNGFNDDGWSIMNGDGAEDVIVAVNSTKNLVAGPSHSNSLSFLGGILCAKASMLLLNVPPAVLVLFLREHRSEWADFNVDAYSAAALKTSTSAYPRPMRFTGSQIIMPLGHTIEHEEMLEVIRLEGHSLTQEDAFMSRGIHLLQICRGTDENAVGACSELIFAPIDEMFPDDAPLLPSGFRIIPLDSKSSDMQDTMAVNRTLDLASSLEVAPATNETSGDTSSSCNTRSVLTIAFQFPFENGLQDNIASMARQYLRSVISSVQRVAMAISPEFSPTVGPKLSPGSPEALTLAHWICQSYSYHLGTELLRSDSLAGDSILKHLWHHPDAILCCSLKSLPVFMFANQAGLDMLETTLVALQDITLDKIFDESGQKALFCDFTKIMQQGFTCLPAGICMSIMGRHVSYEQAIAWKVRAAASENTVHCLAFSFVNWSFV; encoded by the exons ATGTCAGAGTTCCTTTCAAAGGCTACGGGAACTGCTGTCGATTGGGTCCAGATGCCTGGGATGAAG CCTGGTCCGGATTTGGTTGGGATCTTTGCCATTTCACGTAGTAGTTGTAGTGGAGTGGCAGCTCGTGTCTGCGGTCTAGTAAGTTTAGAACCTACGAAG ATTGCCGAGATACTTAAGGATCGCCCATCTTGGCTTCGGGACTGTCGGAGCCTGGAAGTTTTCACGATGTTTCCTGCTGGAAATGGAGGAACAATTGAACTTATATACACGCAG ATGTTTGCTCCAACTACGCTGGCCGCTGCAAGGGATTTCTGGACTCTGAGATACACTACAAGCTTAGACAATGGCAGTCTTGTG GTCTGTGAGAGATCTCTGTCGGGTTCTGGTGCTGGCCCAAGTGCAGCTGCTGCTACTCAGTTTGTGAGGGCTGAAATGCTTCCAAGTGGCTATTTGATTCGGCCATGTGAAGGCGGAGGGTCAATTATTCATATAGTGGATCACCTGAATCTTGAG GCTTGGAGTGTGCCAGAGGTGCTCCGGCCACTTTATGAATCTTCAAAAGTTGTTGGACAAAAAATGACTATGGCA GCGTTGTACTATGCCCGACAAATTGCTAAGGAGACAAGTGGGGAGGTGGTGTATGGCCTGGGCCGGCAGCCAGCTATTCTACGAACTTTCAGCCAAAGATTGAGCAG AAGCTTCAATGATGCTGTTAATggattcaatgatgatggctgGTCAATAATGAATGGTGACGGTGCTGAAGATGTTATAGTTGCAGTTAATTCAACAAAAAATTTGGTTGCTGGTCCCAGTCATTCTAATTCCCTTTCATTTCTTGGAGGCATTCTCTGCGCAAAGGCATCCATGCTTCTCCTA AATGTTCCACCTGCAGTGCTGGTGCTCTTTCTGAGAGAGCATCGCTCTGAGTGggctgatttcaatgttgatgCTTATTCGGCTGCGGCTCTAAAAACTAGCACATCTGCATATCCAAGGCCCATGAGGTTTACTGGGAGCCAAATCATCATGCCACTTGGTCACACAATTGAACATGAAGAG ATGCTTGAGGTAATCCGTCTTGAAGGCCATTCTCTTACCCAAGAAGATGCTTTTATGTCGAGGGGCATTCATCTCCTGCAG ATATGTAGAGGTACCGATGAGAATGCTGTGGGAGCCTGCTCTGAACTTATTTTTGCTCCAATTGATGAAATGTTTCCAGATGATGCCCCTCTGCTACCCTCTGGGTTTCGAATTATCCCATTGGATTCAAAATCA TCTGATATGCAGGATACTATGGCTGTAAATCGGACCCTAGATCTGGCATCAAGCCTTGAAGTGGCCCCAGCAACAAATGAGACTTCTGGCGATACATCCTCAAGTTGCAACACGAGATCAGTTTTGACTATTGCTTTTCAGTTCCCGTTTGAGAATGGTCTACAGGACAATATTGCTTCAATGGCTCGCCAATATCTCCGCAGTGTTATTTCCTCCGTGCAGAGAGTTGCAATGGCTATATCTCCAGAATTTAGCCCTACTGTGGGGCCAAAGCTATCTCCCGGATCTCCAGAAGCACTAACTTTAGCACACTGGATCTGCCAGAGCTATag TTACCATTTAGGGACGGAACTACTGAGATCTGATTCCCTGGCTGGTGACTCAATATTGAAACATCTCTGGCATCACCCTGATGCAATATTGTGCTGCTCATTGAAG TCGTTGCCAGTGTTCATGTTTGCAAACCAGGCAGGGCTCGACATGCTTGAAACAACTCTTGTGGCTTTACAAGATATCACATTGGATAAGATATTTGATGAGTCTGGGCAAAAGGCATTATTCTGTGACTTTACCAAGATAATGCAGCAG GGGTTCACCTGCTTGCCAGCCGGAATCTGCATGTCAATAATGGGGCGTCATGTTTCATACGAACAAGCTATCGCATGGAAAGTCCGTGCAGCTGCCTCCGAGAACACTGTCCATTGCCTTGCCTTCTCATTTGTTAACTGGTCCTTTGTGTGA